The nucleotide window CACATCCACCTGGCGATGGGGCCGGTGACGATTCGTGTCGAAGAGGAAGTGCTGCGCGCCATCGGCATGACGCTGGCCGAGGCGGTGCACAACCTGGATGAGCCCGAGCGCCCGCACGCAGACGACGCGGAGAGCGCGCCCTCGATGCAGGCCCCGACGTTCGGCGGGTGGAAGCAGTGAGCGCCACCGGGACGTTGCGTCTGCCGCGCAACGAGCAGTCCGCACGCGTGCGTCGACTGAGCGAGAGCGAGGCGGAGGCCCTCCAACCCGTGGCCCCCACCGCCGCGCCGCTGTCCGTGCTGCTCACGGAAGGCACGGCGCGAGCGCATGAGCAGGCCGAGCGCTCGGTATTCCTCCAGTCCCTCTTCGGCGGCTCCTGGGAAGGCGTCTACGGCCAGTACGTCCGCGCCCAGCACTACGTCAGCTACCTGCGCCAGCTCCACATGCTCTACGCCACGTACGAGAGCGTGCTGCCCCGCGCCGCGCGCACGGCGCTGACGCCCGTGCTGCTGATGCCGGAGCTGCGGCGCACGGACGCGCTGGAGGCGGACCTGGCGTACTTCTGCGGTGAGACGCGCACGGAGACCTTCGCGTGCGTGGAGACGCGGCTGCACGCCGAGCGCCTGCGCGAGGTCGCCGAGGACGCGCCGCACCTGCTCGTGGCGCACGTCTATGCGCGGTGCGTGCTGGACCTGTTCACCGCGCCGGAGCGCTCACGCCTCGTCGCGAGCGCCTTCGAGCTCGAGGACTCCCGCGGCACGCTGTTCCACGGCTCCGCCACGCCCGACGAGCTGACGGCGCTGCGCGTGCGGCTGCACTCGCGCATCGACGGCCTGGAGCTGGAGGA belongs to Myxococcus fulvus and includes:
- a CDS encoding heme oxygenase (biliverdin-producing); this translates as MSATGTLRLPRNEQSARVRRLSESEAEALQPVAPTAAPLSVLLTEGTARAHEQAERSVFLQSLFGGSWEGVYGQYVRAQHYVSYLRQLHMLYATYESVLPRAARTALTPVLLMPELRRTDALEADLAYFCGETRTETFACVETRLHAERLREVAEDAPHLLVAHVYARCVLDLFTAPERSRLVASAFELEDSRGTLFHGSATPDELTALRVRLHSRIDGLELEEDEAREIIQEARMAFRLQALVCDELARGATGISPPSGGYRGGFSASQ